A window of Candidatus Sericytochromatia bacterium genomic DNA:
AAGCTGGTCGATACCTTGACCGCCACGACCGACGATCACACCAGGCTTCGCGGTGAAGATGTTGACGTCCACCTGATCGGCCTTGCGCTCGATGTCGACCCGAGAAATCCCGGCAGCATGAAGCTTGCTCTTGACGAAGGAACGAATCTTATCGTCTTCCAGCACGATGGCCGGATAGTTCTTGGGTTCCGCGAACCAGCGGCTGGACCAGGTCCGGTTGATCCCCAGGCGCATGCCAATGGGATGAATCTTCTGCCCCATGACGCGTTACTCCTTGCTCTCGCTGCCGCGCACGCCAAGCGTGTCGGAAACGACAATGGTGATGTGACTGGTGCGCTTCTTGATCGGGAAGGCGCGGCCCTGCGCGTGGGGTTGGAACCGCTTCAACGTGGGCCCCTGGTCGACGAAAGCTTCCTTGACGAAAAGCTTGGCGGCAGGAACCTGGTGGTTGTTTTCCGCATTGGCGATCGCCGACTTGAGGATCTTGCCGAGCACCTGGGCCGCAGCGTGCGGCAAGAAGTTCAGCATGGTCTGAGCCTCGAGCGCCTTCTTGCCCCGAATCTGGTCCAGCACGCGGCGGACCTTCAAGGGGGACATCCGGACGTATTTCACACTCGATTGAGTTTGCATCTAACTATCCTCCCCTGACCTAGCGACCGCGCTCTTGGCCAGCATGCCCCTTGAAGAGGCGCGTGGGAGCAAACTCGCCCAGCTTGTGACCAATCATCTGTTCGGTGATGTAGATGGGCACGTGCTTCCGGCCGTTGTACACGGCAATCGTGTGACCAATCATGGCGGGCACGATGGTCGAGGCGCGTGACCAGGTCTTGACGACCTTCTTTTCGTTTCGGCCGTTCATGACCTCGATGCGCTTGGCAAGCGAGGGATGAATGAACGGACCCTTTTTCAGTGAACGAGACATCGATGGCTCCTAATTAACGGGACCGCTCACGGACGATGAACTTGCTCGAGACCTTCTTCCGAACGGTCTTGAAGCCCATCGCGGGTTTGCCCCAGGGGGTCTGCGGCTTGCCACCAATGGGTGACTTGCCCTCACCACCGCCATGGGGGTGGTCGCACGCGTTCATAACCACGCCACGCACAGTCGGGCGAACGCCCATCCACCGCTTACGCCCGGCCTTACCAAGCTTCATGTTCTTGGCGTCGATGTTACCGACCTGGCCGATCGTCGCGATGCAATCCATATGGACCATACGCTGCTCCCCGCTAGGGAGCTTCACCTGAGCATATTCACCGTCTTTGGCCACCAGCTGAGCCATCGCACCGGCAGCGCGAACGATCTGTCCGCCCTTCCCCTTGCGCAGCTCGATGTTGTGGATATTGGTACCAAGCGGAATGTTGCGCAAAGGCAACGCGTTGCCCACCTTGATATCGGCATCGGGAGAGGCGATGATCACCATCCCCACTTCGAGACCGACGG
This region includes:
- the rplV gene encoding 50S ribosomal protein L22; translation: MQTQSSVKYVRMSPLKVRRVLDQIRGKKALEAQTMLNFLPHAAAQVLGKILKSAIANAENNHQVPAAKLFVKEAFVDQGPTLKRFQPHAQGRAFPIKKRTSHITIVVSDTLGVRGSESKE
- the rplB gene encoding 50S ribosomal protein L2, producing MPIKKLRPMTPGQRGMSKSTFEELTTDRPEKSLLTPLKSKAGRNAQGIVTTRHRGGGHKRHYRVIDFKRNKVGVPGKVVTIEYDPNRNARIALVNYVDGEKRYVLAPVGLEVGMVIIASPDADIKVGNALPLRNIPLGTNIHNIELRKGKGGQIVRAAGAMAQLVAKDGEYAQVKLPSGEQRMVHMDCIATIGQVGNIDAKNMKLGKAGRKRWMGVRPTVRGVVMNACDHPHGGGEGKSPIGGKPQTPWGKPAMGFKTVRKKVSSKFIVRERSR
- the rpsS gene encoding 30S ribosomal protein S19; the encoded protein is MSRSLKKGPFIHPSLAKRIEVMNGRNEKKVVKTWSRASTIVPAMIGHTIAVYNGRKHVPIYITEQMIGHKLGEFAPTRLFKGHAGQERGR